ACGGAGGACGTGAAACAACTGATCTACATGAAGAAGGGAATGGAGGAGCAGCTTCAACTGATCGATCACCTGCAGCAGCTTGGGGTGGCGTATCACTTTAAGGAGGATATTAAGGATGCTTTAGGGACTATATACGGTTCCGTGGAAAAGGTGAACATGTTGCTGAAGGATAATCTTCATGCCACGGCTCTTATGTTCAGGCTTCTCAGAGAACATGGATTTGATGTTTCTGAAGGTGATTAAGCTGTATATCCTGCTTTACTCCTTTCTTGGCGACTGATACAGCATTGTCGCTGATGTACCTCATATATTGCTAGAACAATTACTTCCATAAAACTGAGACAACTAGAAATATGTCCAATTAGTCATAAATTATGCCACGTTAATAGCCTAACATACTAATGGAATTTTGTGTTTATTCTGTTCTATCATGGTGTCACAATCTAACTTGCACAAATTATGTGGATGGACTGAAGGTGTATTCTACCGATTTATGGATGAGAAGGGAAACTTGAAAGCCAGCCTTCGCCTCCAGACTGAAGGATTGGTGAGCTTGTACGAGGCTTCCCATCTTGCAAAGGAAGGAGAGCACGTGCTGGAAGAAGCTACGAACTTCACAACTAAACAGCTCAAGAGCCTCATGGAGGGATCACTTGAGCCTCATCTCAGGGAGCACGTAGCCCAAGCCTTGGAGCTTCCATTGAACTGGAGGATGCCGAGGTTACAGACCAGGTGGTTCATAGAAGCATCCCAAAGGGAAGCGAAGATGAACCCTGTCCTACTTGAATTGGCTAAGTTGGACTTCAACAGGGTTCAGATCATATATCAGAGGGAACTCAGAGAAGTGTCGAGGTATTTTGAGCTTGCTTTACTTGAATCATGTCCTGTACATTCTGCCGTCGTTTATGAACCAGCAAACTTCAGCACAAACTTATGGCTATCGAtcagatggtggagcaatcttggCCTCGCGAAAAGGCTTCCATTTTCCAGGGACAGGTTGATGGAGAACTATTTCTGGACGGTTGGCTGGGCTTTTGAGCCACAGTTTGCAAGATTCAGGGAGGCGCAGACAAAAGTTAACTGCCTGATAACAACAATAGATGATGTGTATGATGTTTACGGCACCATCGATGAGCTCGAGCTTTTCACGGATGCCGTCGATAGGTAAACAACTCCTCCACGTCATGCATGTAGGAGGTGTTATTTCAACAATCTTTGATCCCTGATAACATCTACTCTGATGGATGTTGCAGATGGGATGTTAATACAATGGACAAATTGCCAGAGTATATGAAGATATGTTTTCTAGCCCTCTTCAACACTACAAATGACACCGCGTACAATGTTATGAAAGAGAAGGGTCTGGATATAATTCCACACCTAAAAAAAGCAGTAACATATCGATCCCATCCCCCCTCTTTTGTGTATCGTCAATCATGCAGTTCCACTTTATAAACAGTGCTATCCTTGGATTCAGTGGGCAGATCTATGCAAGGCATACATGGTGGAAgcaaggtggtaccaccaaggcTACACA
The DNA window shown above is from Musa acuminata AAA Group cultivar baxijiao chromosome BXJ2-4, Cavendish_Baxijiao_AAA, whole genome shotgun sequence and carries:
- the LOC135609674 gene encoding monoterpene synthase 8, chloroplastic-like — translated: MAFCASAPSFCSLIGAHRWTSPSKASPRPCFRPHIRCAAQTPPRRSANYQPSSWSDEYIQSLRNDTKVEEDNARRMEKLTEDVKQLIYMKKGMEEQLQLIDHLQQLGVAYHFKEDIKDALGTIYGSVEKVNMLLKDNLHATALMFRLLREHGFDVSEGVFYRFMDEKGNLKASLRLQTEGLVSLYEASHLAKEGEHVLEEATNFTTKQLKSLMEGSLEPHLREHVAQALELPLNWRMPRLQTRWFIEASQREAKMNPVLLELAKLDFNRVQIIYQRELREVSRWWSNLGLAKRLPFSRDRLMENYFWTVGWAFEPQFARFREAQTKVNCLITTIDDVYDVYGTIDELELFTDAVDRWDVNTMDKLPEYMKICFLALFNTTNDTAYNVMKEKGLDIIPHLKKAWADLCKAYMVEARWYHQGYTPNLEEYLENALVSISGLLILTVACCTSDDVTREALDGFQSRPEIARWSSMILRLCDDLGTSTDELERGDISKSIQCYMHETGVSENIARGHIRGLIKGNWRAINGDRSFTSPFEENLKMMAINIPRMAQCIYQYGDGYGKPDGVIEDRIRSLLIEPILM